Proteins encoded within one genomic window of Manis pentadactyla isolate mManPen7 chromosome 4, mManPen7.hap1, whole genome shotgun sequence:
- the ALOX12B gene encoding arachidonate 12-lipoxygenase, 12R-type encodes MATYKVRVATGTDLLSGTTDSISLTMVGTQGESHKQLLNHFGRDFATGAVDEYTIQCQQDLGELMIIRLYKERYSFFRKKSWYCNYVQICAPCGRIYHFPAYQWMDGYETLALREATAKKKADDTLPILLEHRQEEIRAKQDFYHWRVFVPGLPNYVHIPSYCPPVRRNPNRPEWNGYIPGFPILINFKATKFLNSNLRYSFIKTASFFTRLGPMALGFKLRGLVDCKQPWKRLKDIKKIFPANKTVVSEYVAEHWAEDTFFGYQYLNGVNPGLLRRCTRIPDKFPVTDDMVAPFLGEGTCLQAELQKGNIFLADYRILEGIPTVELNGRKQHHCAPLCLLHFGPDGNMMPIAIQLSQTPGPNCPIFLPNDSEWDWLLAKTWVRYAEFYCHEAISHLLETHLIAEAFFLAMLRQLPMCHPLYKLLIPHTRYTVQINSIGRAVLLNEGGLSARGMSLGLEGFAEVMVRGLSEITYDNLYIPNDFVKRGVQDLPGYYYRDDSLAVWDALERYVTEIITYYYPCDAAVEGDSELQSWVQEIFKECLLGRESSGFPTCLRTVPELIRYVTIVIYICSAKHAAVNTGQLEFTSWMPNFPSSMRNPPMETKGLTTLETFMDTLPDVKTTCVTLLVLWTLSREPDDKRPLGYFPDIHFVEEAPRRSMETFRQRLAQISHNIRQRNKCLPIPYYYLDPVLIENSISI; translated from the exons ATGGCCACCTACAAAGTCAGGGTGGCCACAGGTACTGACCTCTTGTCGGGAACGACAGACTCCATCTCGCTGACCATGGTGGGGACCCAAGGAGAGAGCCACAAACAGCTGCTGAACCACTTTGGGAGAGACTTCGCAACTGGGGCG GTGGATGAGTACACCATCCAGTGCCAGCAGGACCTGGGCGAACTCATGATCATCCGCCTGTACAAGGAGCGCTATTCCTTCTTCCGCAAGAAATCCTGGTACTGCAACTACGTGCAGATCTGTGCGCCTTGCGGCCGCATCTACCACTTCCCAGCCTACCAGTGGATGGATGGCTATGAGACCCTGGCACTCCGGGAGGCCACAG CAAAAAAGAAAGCAGACGACACCCTCCCAATCCTTCTGGAGCACCGACAGGAGGAGATCAGAGCCAAGCAGGACTTCTACCA CTGGAGGGTCTTCGTTCCTGGCCTGCCCAACTACGTGCACATCCCCAGTTACTGCCCTCCTGTCCGGAGAAATCCCAACCGGCCTGA GTGGAATGGCTATATCCCGGGATTCCCGATTCTCATCAACTTTAAGGCCACCAAGTTCCTGAACTCAAATCTCCGCTACTCCTTCATCAAGACGGCCTCCTTCTTTACGCGCCTGGGGCCcat GGCACTGGGGTTCAAACTCCGCGGCCTGGTGGACTGCAAACAACCGTGGAAGAGGCTGAAGGACATTAAGAAAATTTTCCCTGCAAATAAGACTGTTGTTTCCG AGTACGTAGCCGAGCACTGGGCAGAGGACACCTTCTTTGGGTACCAGTACCTCAATGGCGTCAACCCAGGCCTTCTCCGCCGCTGCACGCGGATCCCAGACAAGTTCCCCGTCACAGACGACATGGTGGCCCCGTTCCTGGGCGAGGGAACGTGCCTGCAAGCGGAGCTGCAG AAGGGGAACATTTTCCTGGCAGACTACCGCATTTTGGAGGGCATCCCCACCGTCGAGCTCAACGGCCGGAAGCAGCATCACTGTGCACCCCTCTGCTTGCTGCACTTTGGCCCTGACGGGAACATGATGCCTATTGCCATCCAG CTCAGCCAGACCCCCGGGCCCAATTGCCCCATCTTCCTGCCCAATGACTCTGAGTGGGACTGGCTCCTGGCCAAGACGTGGGTGCGCTATGCCGAGTTTTACTGCCATGAGGCCATCTCCCACCTGCTGGAGACCCACCTCATCGCTGAGGCCTTCTTCCTGGCCATGCTGAGGCAGCTACCCATGTGCCACCCTCTCTACAAG CTCCTCATCCCCCACACCCGATACACCGTCCAGATCAACAGCATCGGGCGGGCTGTCCTCCTCAATGAGGGGGGACTCTCCGCCAGG GGCATGTCCCTGGGCCTGGAGGGCTTTGCTGAGGTTATGGTGCGGGGTCTCTCAGAGATCACCTATGACAACCTCTACATCCCCAATGACTTCGTGAAGCGTGGGGTTCAGGACCTGCCAGGATATTATTACCGTGATGACAGCTTGGCAGTGTGGGACGCACTAGAGAG GTATGTGACAGAGATCATCACCTACTATTACCCGTGTGATGCAGCAGTGGAGGGTGACTCTGAATTGCAATCCTGGGTGCAGGAGATATTCAAGGAGTGCCTACTAGGGCGTGAGAGCTCAG GCTTCCCTACCTGCTTGCGAACAGTGCCTGAGTTGATCCGGTATGTCACTATCGTCATCTACATCTGCTCTGCCAAGCACGCAGCTGTCAACACAGGGCAG CTGGAATTCACCTCCTGGATGCCCAACTTCCCATCATCCATGAGGAACCCACCGATGGAGACCAAGGGGCtgaccactctggagacctttatggACACGTTGCCGGATGTGAAGACCACATGCGTTACACTACTGGTGCTCTGGACACTCAGCCGGGAGCCCGACGACAAG AGGCCCCTGGGCTACTTCCCCGACATCCACTTCGTGGAGGAGGCCCCACGGAGGAGCATGGAGACCTTCCGCCAGCGCCTGGCCCAGATCTCTCATAATATCCGCCAGCGCAACAAGTGCCTCCCCATCCCCTACTACTACCTGGACCCCGTGCTGATAGAGAACAGCATTTCCATCTAG